One window from the genome of Kryptolebias marmoratus isolate JLee-2015 linkage group LG1, ASM164957v2, whole genome shotgun sequence encodes:
- the aldh1l2 gene encoding mitochondrial 10-formyltetrahydrofolate dehydrogenase isoform X2: protein MAEKDGTPVFKFPRWRVKGKPLPEVVEAYKSVGAELNVMPFCSQFIPMNVIDHPKHGSIIYHPSILPLHRGASAINWTLIHGDKKAGFTVFWADDGLDTGPILLQRECAVEPNDTVDTLYNRFLFPEGIKAMVEAVQLIADGKAPRIPQTEEGASYEGIQKKSNARVNLAQPAEAIHNWIRGHDKVPGAWTLIDGQPVTLYGSSLLGGSAPDGLPLEIEGASQPGLIAKTGLVLFGTDGKALLVKNLQFEDGKMIPASKYFSSGESSSVELTDEEKKMAEEIRAIWKGILSNVAAIEDATDFFKSGAASMDVVRLVEEIKQKCAGVQLQNEDVYMATTFQDFIQMFIRKLRGEDQEEELLVDYVTKEVNNMTVKMPYQCFINGKFEDSENGKKYDTINPTDGSVICKVSYASVGDVDRAVAAAKEAFDNGPWGKMNPRDRGSLLHKLADLMEEHQEELATIESIDSGAVYTLALKTHVGMSIQTFRYFAGWCDKIQGKTIPINQARPNRNLTFTKKEPLGVCAIVIPWNYPLMMLAWKSASCLAAGNTLVLKPAQVTPLTALKFAELSVKAGIPKGVINILPGSGGMVGQRLSDHPDIRKLGFTGSTPIGKQIMKSCALSNLKKVSLELGGKSPLIIFSDCDMDKAVRMGMSSVFFNKGENCIAAGRLFVEESIHDEFIGRVVEEIKKMKIGDPLDRSTDHGPQNHKAHLDKLLEYCEAGVKEGATLVYGGKQVNRPGFFMEPTVFTNVEDHMFVAKEESFGPVMVVSKFKDGDVDGVLRRANDTEYGLASGVFTRDINKAMYVSERLEAGTVFVNTYNKTDVASPFGGFKQSGFGKDLGEDALHEYLKTKAVTVEY from the exons GACCCTGATCCACGGCGATAAAAAAGCTGGCTTCACAGTGTTCTGGGCCGACGATGGACTGGACACCGGGCCCATCCTGCTGCAGAGAGAATGTGCCGTTGAGCCCAATGACACGGTGGACACGCTGTACAACCGGTTCCTCTTCCCGGAGGGCATCAAAGCCATG GTGGAGGCGGTGCAGCTCATTGCCGACGGAAAGGCCCCTCGAATTCCCCAAACAGAAGAAGGAGCAAGTTATGAAGGGATTCAGAAGAAATCCAACGCAAGG GTGAACTTGGCCCAGCCAGCCGAGGCCATCCACAACTGGATCCGTGGCCATGACAAAGTCCCCGGAGCGTGGACACTCATTGATGGACAG CCTGTGACCCTTTATGGCTCATCCCTGTTGGGGGGGTCGGCTCCGGACGGTCTGCCCCTGGAAATCGAAGGTGCTTCCCAACCCGGCCTCATCGCGAAGACCGGCCTCGTCCTGTTCGGGACCGATGGGAAAGCT CTGCTCGTTAAGAACCTGCAGTTCGAAGACGGGAAGATGATCCCCGCGTCCAAGTACTTCTCCTCGGGAGAGAGCTCCAGCGTGGAGCTGACCGACGAGGAGAAGAAGATGGCCGAGGAAATCAGG gccATCTGGAAGGGCATCCTCAGCAACGTTGCGGCCATCGAAGACGCCACGGACTTCTTTAAGTCCGGAGCAGCCTCCATGGATGTGGTCAG GTTGGTAGAGGAGATCAAGCAGAAGTGTGCCGGCGTCCAGCTGCAGAACGAGGACGTGTACATGGCCACCACCTTCCAGGACTTCATCCAGATGTTTATCCGTAAGCTGAGAGGAgaggaccaggaggaggagctgctcgTCGACTAT GTAACCAAAGAAGTGAACAACATGACGGTGAAAATGCCGTATCAGTGTTTTATCAATGGCAAGTTTGAGGACTCCGAAAATGGAAAGAAGTATGACACCATCAATCCTACCGATGGGTCT GTAATCTGTAAGGTGTCGTATGCCTCAGTGGGAGACGTGGACCGGGCAGTGGCTGCTGCTAAAGAAGCTTTCGATAACGGGCCGTGGGGTAAGATGAACCCCAGAGACAGAGGAAGTCTGCTGCACAA ACTTGCTGACCTGATGGAGGAGCATCAAGAAGAACTGGCCACCATCGAGTCCATCGATTCTGGCGCCGTGTACACCCTCGCCCTGAAGACGCACGTGGGCATGTCCATCCAGACGTTTCGCTACTTCGCAGGCTGGTGCGACAAAATCCAG GGCAAAACGATCCCCATCAACCAAGCCAGGCCCAACCGGAACCTGACCTTCACAAAGAAAGAACCTCTGGG AGTTTGCGCCATAGTCATCCCGTGGAATTACCCTCTCATGATGCTGGCTTGGAAAAGTGCATCCTGTCTTGCAGCTGGAAACACATTAGTTTTGAAACCTGCGCAG GTGACTCCTTTGACCGCGCTGAAGTTCGCTGAGCTTTCTGTGAAAGCTGGCATCCCAAAGGGAGTCATTAATATCCTGCCGGGCTCAG GTGGCATGGTGGGACAACGTCTTTCTGACCACCCGGACATTCGCAAGCTGGGCTTCACCGGCTCCACGCCGATCGGCAAACAGATCATGAAGAG ctgtgcGCTCAGTAACCTGAAGAAGGTCTCTCTGGAGCTGGGAGGGAAGTCGCCGCTGATCATCTTCAGCGACTGTGACATGGACAAGGCTGTCCGCATG ggcaTGAGCTCGGTCTTTTTCAACAAGGGGGAGAACTGCATTGCTGCGGGACGCCTGTTTGTGGAGGAGTCGATTCACGACGAGTTCATCGGCCGAGTG GTGGAGGAGATCAAGAAGATGAAGATTGGAGACCCGCTGGATCGCTCCACAGACCACGGCCCACAGAACCACAAAGCCCACCTGGACAAACTGCTGGAGTACTGCGAGGCGGGGGTGAAGGAGGGCGCCACCCTGGTGTACGGAGGCAAACAGGTTAACAGACCAG GTTTCTTCATGGAGCCGACCGTCTTCACCAACGTGGAGGACCACATGTTTGTTGCCAAAGAGGAGTCCTTCGGTCCCGTCATGGTCGTGTCCAAGTTCAAGGACGG CGATGTGGACGGAGTCCTTCGGAGAGCCAACGACACCGAGTACGGCCTGGCCTCGGGCGTGTTCACCCGGGACATCAACAAGGCGATGTACGTGAGCGAACGGCTGGAGGCAGGGACCGTGTTCGTGAACACGTACAACAAGACCGATGTCGCCTCGCCTTTCGGAGGCTTCAAACAGTCCGGCTTCGGCAAAGACCTCG GAGAGGACGCCCTCCACGAATACCTCAAGACCAAAGCGGTGACTGTGGAGTACTGA